A DNA window from Thiothrix subterranea contains the following coding sequences:
- a CDS encoding COR domain-containing protein has product MAELPTEEELEKLYHEKGHDALVWYAWRNALRVLPLFQLGIAWRRNTVVRYAYMVCRPSLVLAQWANILTEVKFFDTQSAAEAIAYAEADDFHNSTAASAAVNAVNTAVNTAANTCAASAVAAAANAANLYYDASLAITDYTFLLHNNKSSVAFWYSQPLWTGDDDRTVIAKWRQSFDSDLRELGLDFLADDLNDLWEGRPLGTHAKNYLQDLSETITNDPEWLRRAILFGETTENVHAVRALLLGPGGAGKSSLADRLQSKPISQTKKLTVGVDYLNHQPLNLYENFSYLRQGEKPLDLYLWDFGGQTIFHGLHSAFLHENCVYVLVVDSRHEQVPDEWLHQIRHLAGSQAKVLLVTNWYEACETRQNEARLLREFPDLLDNHSFFYFSCHEPESLGFRTFVEALEQASLASQRMVLKETLDVNEALQQRYQDDVFLESVELDEIIEQVTQRIEAIETLPNKLEQLGFLVRVDSDDQRYCLKPAWAVDHAYAVLYSPTLREAKGVLQLKTLQRDFKDKINAQHTAYLVEFLQTRSLCRKLPNGGGYFFPDAASADELPEASELLSNTSSLVIRFELPYLPLGFHAALVYRLFTPDGITTPDDIWRQGFILRKNTSRAVVHYLSRKSIVEMALVGELQDFSSLLSILLVNMKAVLTEGKGGIHEEQIHPSVVLDRHVFSVHSGERLVDVLGQINSYGQLIHEVKAMASKNIINNYAPNQGNQAGEQIFNDQSSAFTQEIKAVEIAEKWYKQWWVFSVTLGMITSGLAGFWLKSWPIAIGAGVIVGYLIYLLNTKRRFWRGAMVAFGWLAMNASPSLAVKLGWIDKTSDNNKWFLLESGEPLNIVVTLAVISLIGWFAWLDHKQG; this is encoded by the coding sequence ATGGCAGAACTCCCTACCGAAGAAGAACTTGAGAAGCTTTATCATGAGAAAGGGCATGATGCGTTAGTGTGGTATGCGTGGCGGAATGCTTTACGTGTGTTGCCACTGTTCCAGTTGGGAATCGCATGGCGTAGAAATACGGTGGTACGATATGCTTATATGGTGTGCCGTCCCAGTTTGGTGTTGGCACAATGGGCAAATATCCTAACAGAGGTAAAATTTTTCGATACCCAAAGCGCAGCCGAAGCCATCGCTTACGCTGAAGCCGATGATTTCCACAACAGCACTGCCGCTTCCGCCGCAGTCAATGCTGTTAACACCGCCGTTAATACCGCTGCTAACACATGCGCCGCCTCTGCTGTCGCCGCCGCCGCCAACGCCGCTAACCTTTATTACGATGCTTCCCTTGCCATCACTGATTATACTTTTCTTTTGCACAACAATAAGTCATCTGTTGCTTTTTGGTATAGCCAGCCACTTTGGACAGGGGATGATGACCGAACCGTAATTGCCAAGTGGCGGCAATCATTCGATAGTGATCTGCGGGAACTCGGTTTGGATTTTTTGGCGGATGATTTGAATGATTTGTGGGAAGGAAGACCATTAGGTACACATGCCAAAAACTATCTGCAAGACTTATCCGAAACCATTACGAATGACCCTGAGTGGTTGCGTCGCGCTATTTTATTTGGTGAAACGACAGAAAATGTCCATGCCGTGCGGGCATTGCTGCTGGGACCTGGTGGAGCAGGCAAAAGCTCGTTAGCTGACCGTTTGCAAAGCAAACCGATAAGCCAAACTAAAAAATTAACGGTAGGTGTAGATTACCTAAACCACCAACCACTGAATCTGTACGAAAATTTCTCATATTTGCGACAGGGTGAAAAGCCATTGGATTTGTATCTGTGGGATTTCGGTGGGCAGACAATTTTCCATGGCTTGCACAGTGCATTTCTCCATGAAAACTGCGTATATGTATTGGTAGTCGATAGCCGACACGAGCAAGTCCCGGATGAATGGCTACATCAAATCCGCCATCTAGCGGGTTCACAAGCCAAAGTATTGTTGGTCACAAACTGGTATGAAGCCTGCGAAACCCGCCAAAATGAAGCACGTTTACTACGCGAGTTTCCCGACCTTTTAGATAACCACAGTTTTTTCTATTTCTCTTGCCATGAGCCGGAATCCCTTGGTTTTCGGACGTTTGTGGAGGCACTGGAACAAGCCAGCCTTGCCAGTCAGCGCATGGTGTTGAAAGAAACACTCGATGTAAACGAAGCGTTGCAACAACGCTATCAGGATGATGTGTTTCTGGAATCCGTTGAGCTGGATGAAATTATCGAGCAAGTGACGCAAAGAATAGAAGCCATTGAAACACTGCCCAACAAGCTGGAACAACTCGGTTTTCTGGTGCGGGTTGATAGTGATGACCAACGTTATTGCCTGAAACCTGCTTGGGCAGTTGACCATGCTTATGCTGTTTTGTATTCGCCCACGTTGCGGGAAGCCAAAGGCGTATTGCAGTTGAAGACACTACAACGCGATTTCAAAGACAAGATTAATGCGCAGCACACTGCGTACTTAGTCGAATTTCTACAGACACGCTCACTGTGCCGTAAGCTGCCGAACGGGGGTGGTTATTTCTTCCCTGATGCCGCGAGTGCGGATGAATTGCCGGAAGCCAGCGAATTATTGTCAAATACTTCGAGTTTGGTCATCCGCTTTGAACTGCCTTACTTGCCGTTGGGCTTCCATGCTGCACTGGTTTACCGCCTGTTTACTCCCGACGGCATCACGACCCCAGATGATATTTGGCGACAAGGTTTCATTTTGCGTAAAAATACTAGCCGTGCCGTTGTTCACTATCTGTCCCGCAAAAGTATTGTTGAAATGGCATTGGTCGGGGAATTACAGGATTTCTCCTCACTACTCAGCATCTTACTGGTGAACATGAAAGCGGTCCTGACAGAAGGCAAAGGCGGTATCCACGAAGAACAGATTCACCCTTCCGTCGTACTTGATCGGCACGTATTTTCGGTACATTCCGGCGAACGTTTAGTAGACGTGCTGGGACAAATTAACAGTTATGGACAATTAATCCATGAGGTAAAAGCAATGGCAAGTAAAAATATTATTAATAATTATGCACCCAATCAGGGAAATCAAGCGGGTGAGCAAATTTTTAATGATCAAAGTTCAGCTTTTACTCAAGAGATAAAGGCAGTAGAAATCGCTGAAAAGTGGTACAAACAGTGGTGGGTTTTTAGTGTAACTCTAGGAATGATCACATCAGGCTTGGCAGGTTTTTGGTTGAAATCATGGCCTATCGCTATCGGAGCAGGAGTCATCGTTGGCTACTTAATTTACCTATTGAACACCAAACGACGTTTTTGGCGAGGCGCAATGGTGGCCTTTGGTTGGTTGGCAATGAATGCATCACCATCGTTAGCAGTCAAATTAGGATGGATAGATAAAACATCTGATAATAACAAATGGTTTTTACTAGAGTCTGGTGAACCATTGAATATTGTTGTGACCCTCGCTGTTATAAGTTTAATTGGCTGGTTTGCATGGCTAGACCATAAACAAGGATGA
- a CDS encoding Fic family protein: protein MQDHHWQIPPNPATVLMLAKRQLSEFVCDAVNLEGINMTLPEVQTLLDGITVGGHKLSDQQITVNQGNAWRLLFSWLECGEFVVSVEKACALHAVAGKEEALEWGRFRSGGVFIAGTDYMPPPVAELPARFEALIADLTHIDDIYDQAIHLFLTMARCQFFYDVNKRMGRFMMNGHLLQHGYPAINLPAKRQLEFNTLMLAFYDSGDETAMNAFMRSCMDERVLRIMREA from the coding sequence ATGCAAGACCACCACTGGCAAATCCCCCCCAACCCCGCCACTGTGCTAATGCTGGCAAAACGCCAACTCAGTGAATTCGTTTGCGATGCGGTCAATCTGGAAGGCATCAACATGACCCTGCCAGAAGTCCAAACCCTGCTGGACGGCATCACCGTGGGCGGACACAAACTTTCCGACCAGCAAATCACCGTCAACCAAGGCAACGCATGGCGGCTATTGTTTAGCTGGCTCGAATGCGGCGAGTTCGTGGTTTCCGTCGAAAAAGCCTGCGCACTCCACGCCGTTGCGGGAAAAGAGGAGGCATTGGAATGGGGACGCTTCCGCTCCGGTGGCGTATTCATCGCGGGAACAGACTACATGCCGCCCCCCGTCGCCGAATTGCCCGCCCGTTTCGAGGCATTGATTGCCGACCTCACCCACATCGACGACATTTACGACCAAGCCATCCACCTTTTCCTGACGATGGCGCGTTGCCAGTTTTTCTACGACGTGAACAAGCGCATGGGGCGTTTCATGATGAACGGGCATTTGCTCCAACACGGCTACCCCGCGATCAATTTACCCGCCAAACGCCAACTGGAATTCAACACCTTGATGCTGGCGTTTTATGATTCGGGTGATGAAACCGCGATGAATGCGTTTATGCGTTCGTGCATGGATGAGCGGGTGCTGCGGATTATGCGCGAGGCATAG
- a CDS encoding zinc-binding metallopeptidase family protein, translating into MKRFHCICGQEVLFEDKECPCCGRALGFNPDTLEMLVLNRAPHLRVCSLREHSVGCNWLLSHADKHKQCYSCRLTRTVPAQDIPINVQRWTVLERAKRRLVYSLITLGLPLVGREQDPSFGMVFDFLEDQRTNPLVKKRVVYTGHKSGVITLHAVEADEAHRVTAREQLKERYRTVLGHLRHESGHYYWDKLVRDSAWYPRFRNLFGGEENYRESLDCYYAYGAIPQWEKRHISAYASAHPWEDWAETWAHYLHIMDTLETATSFGLIHRETVDPDGFHLLMQEWRQLSRTMNALNRSMGQPDAYPFTLSRQVIVKLRFIHQLVTGSEGM; encoded by the coding sequence ATGAAGCGTTTCCACTGTATTTGCGGTCAAGAGGTCTTGTTTGAGGATAAAGAATGCCCGTGTTGCGGCAGGGCATTAGGGTTTAACCCGGATACCTTGGAGATGTTAGTGCTGAACCGTGCGCCGCACTTGCGGGTATGCTCACTGCGTGAACATTCGGTGGGGTGTAATTGGTTATTGTCGCACGCTGACAAGCACAAGCAGTGCTATTCGTGCCGGTTGACGCGCACCGTTCCGGCACAAGATATTCCCATCAATGTGCAACGTTGGACGGTATTGGAACGCGCAAAGCGGCGTTTGGTGTATTCGTTGATCACCTTGGGATTGCCGTTGGTGGGGCGGGAACAAGACCCGTCTTTTGGCATGGTGTTTGATTTTTTGGAAGATCAACGCACTAACCCGTTGGTGAAAAAAAGAGTGGTTTACACCGGGCATAAAAGCGGTGTGATTACCCTGCACGCGGTGGAAGCAGACGAGGCGCATCGCGTGACAGCGCGTGAACAATTGAAAGAACGCTACCGCACGGTATTGGGGCATTTGCGCCATGAAAGCGGGCATTATTATTGGGATAAACTGGTGCGGGATTCGGCATGGTATCCGCGTTTTCGCAATTTGTTTGGCGGCGAGGAAAATTACCGCGAATCGTTGGATTGCTATTACGCTTACGGCGCAATTCCGCAATGGGAAAAGCGCCACATCAGCGCTTACGCCAGCGCTCACCCGTGGGAAGATTGGGCAGAAACGTGGGCGCATTACTTGCACATTATGGATACGCTGGAAACCGCAACCAGCTTTGGTTTAATTCACCGTGAGACCGTTGACCCCGATGGTTTTCACTTATTGATGCAGGAATGGCGGCAACTGTCGCGCACCATGAATGCACTCAATCGCAGCATGGGGCAGCCGGATGCTTACCCCTTCACTTTATCGCGGCAGGTCATTGTGAAACTGCGCTTTATTCACCAACTGGTCACGGGTTCAGAAGGTATGTAG
- a CDS encoding proteasome-type protease has protein sequence MTYCIGISLDDGLVLTSDSRTNAGIDHVSTYSKMHRCVTTPDRCLVIMSAGNLATTQGVIQQIRRDVLEGLPRNINTLSYLADVAEYLGDVLVNRIRKHTEQTGFVPDATLILGGQIQGRNPNIYMIYPQGNYITSSADTPYLQIGESKYGKPVLDRFITRDASLEDAAICSLISMDSTMKSNASVGPPIEVMIYPRDQFNAPKHYKFEAEDPYLLEIRHEWANQLNRAFRSMPRLEVHAKPNSTLHTF, from the coding sequence ATGACATATTGTATCGGCATTTCTCTCGACGATGGGCTTGTTTTAACCTCTGACTCACGTACTAACGCGGGCATTGATCATGTCAGCACTTACAGCAAGATGCACCGTTGCGTCACTACCCCGGATCGCTGCTTAGTGATTATGAGTGCGGGCAATCTCGCCACCACTCAAGGCGTGATTCAACAAATCCGCCGCGATGTATTGGAAGGCTTGCCCCGTAACATCAATACCTTAAGCTATCTGGCGGATGTAGCTGAATACTTGGGTGATGTATTAGTCAACCGGATTCGCAAGCACACCGAACAAACCGGCTTTGTCCCCGACGCGACTCTAATCCTCGGTGGGCAGATTCAAGGGCGCAACCCCAATATCTACATGATTTACCCGCAAGGTAACTACATTACCTCCTCGGCGGACACCCCTTATTTGCAAATCGGCGAAAGCAAATACGGCAAACCCGTGTTGGATCGTTTTATCACCCGCGATGCTTCACTGGAAGATGCCGCCATTTGCTCGCTGATTTCCATGGATTCCACCATGAAAAGCAATGCCAGTGTGGGGCCACCGATTGAAGTCATGATTTACCCACGCGACCAATTCAACGCCCCCAAACACTACAAGTTTGAAGCGGAAGACCCGTATTTACTTGAAATCCGCCACGAATGGGCGAATCAGTTGAATCGCGCGTTTCGTTCCATGCCGCGCTTGGAAGTCCACGCCAAACCGAACAGCACCCTACATACCTTCTGA
- a CDS encoding UDP-2,3-diacylglucosamine diphosphatase, whose amino-acid sequence MSSWFIADLHLDGTRPGAIRLLLDLLEQIEGRADALYILGDLFEYWVGDDALATPDAAVFQPVVSGLRQVHDSGVKLYFQHGNRDFLVGERFAEATGCTLLPEQQVIDLYGTPTLLLHGDTLCTDDVEYQQVRKLFRNPQWQQQFLALPLAERIRQAEAMRAQSRMSMQGKTEAILDVNQQTVAETLKQAGVTHMIHGHTHRPAVHDFVLDGEAVQRIVLGDWHEDKGSFLAVDVKSMRLEF is encoded by the coding sequence ATGTCAAGCTGGTTTATTGCAGATTTGCATTTAGATGGTACTCGCCCCGGTGCAATTCGGTTGCTGCTCGATTTATTGGAACAGATTGAGGGCAGGGCGGATGCGCTCTATATTTTGGGTGATTTGTTTGAATATTGGGTCGGCGATGATGCGCTGGCGACGCCTGATGCGGCAGTGTTTCAACCGGTGGTGTCGGGTTTGCGGCAGGTGCACGATAGTGGCGTGAAATTGTACTTTCAGCACGGCAACCGTGATTTTTTGGTGGGGGAACGATTTGCTGAAGCGACGGGGTGTACGTTGCTGCCCGAACAACAGGTGATCGACTTGTACGGCACGCCGACCTTGTTATTGCACGGCGATACGCTGTGTACCGATGATGTCGAATACCAGCAGGTACGCAAGCTGTTTCGCAACCCGCAATGGCAGCAGCAATTCCTCGCCTTGCCGCTGGCAGAGCGTATTCGTCAAGCCGAAGCGATGCGGGCGCAAAGCCGGATGAGTATGCAGGGTAAAACCGAGGCGATTTTGGATGTGAATCAGCAAACGGTAGCAGAAACACTTAAACAAGCGGGGGTGACACACATGATTCATGGGCACACCCATCGCCCTGCCGTGCATGATTTTGTGTTAGATGGGGAGGCAGTGCAGCGGATAGTGCTGGGTGATTGGCACGAAGATAAAGGCAGTTTTTTAGCGGTGGATGTGAAAAGTATGCGATTGGAATTTTAA
- a CDS encoding TIGR00153 family protein — protein MPKNHIAGLFGKSPIRPLQEHMYCVYKGIKHLNMLVEGMNSDDEQQITAAHQAIVESEHLADDMKKDLRHNLPRGFFMPVDRRDLLDVLWMQDQIINQAKDIAGMVVGRKMRLPENMQELFLQYTQRCVASVKQALEVINELDELVETGFRGLEVERVEEMLKELSRIERQTDECQVELRKILFTLEDSLRPTDVMFTYRLIEWMGRVADDAQRVGSRLQLMLAR, from the coding sequence ATGCCTAAAAACCATATCGCAGGATTGTTCGGCAAATCGCCGATACGCCCACTCCAAGAACACATGTACTGTGTTTACAAAGGAATCAAACATTTAAACATGTTGGTCGAGGGAATGAATAGCGACGATGAGCAGCAAATTACCGCTGCGCATCAAGCTATCGTGGAAAGCGAACACCTCGCCGACGACATGAAAAAAGATTTACGCCACAACTTGCCTCGCGGCTTTTTCATGCCGGTAGACCGTCGTGATTTGCTGGACGTGCTGTGGATGCAAGATCAAATCATCAACCAAGCCAAAGACATTGCAGGCATGGTGGTAGGGCGCAAAATGCGTCTGCCGGAAAACATGCAGGAGCTGTTTTTGCAATACACCCAGCGTTGTGTTGCTTCGGTCAAACAGGCGTTGGAAGTCATTAATGAGCTGGATGAATTAGTGGAAACCGGCTTTAGAGGCTTGGAAGTCGAACGTGTTGAGGAAATGCTCAAAGAACTCAGCCGCATTGAGCGCCAAACCGATGAATGCCAAGTGGAACTCCGCAAAATCCTGTTTACCTTGGAAGACAGCTTGCGCCCGACCGATGTGATGTTTACCTACCGCTTGATTGAGTGGATGGGGCGTGTCGCTGATGATGCCCAGCGTGTGGGCAGCCGTTTACAACTGATGCTGGCACGTTAA
- a CDS encoding inorganic phosphate transporter, giving the protein MEFFSDTTTIYIALAAIFGLFMAWGIGANDVANAMATSVGSKAITIKQALILAAIFEFAGAYLAGGQVTDTIRKGLVDMDAFSANPELLVWGMLASLLAAGTWLLIASMRGWPVSTTHSIVGAVVGFAAVGVGTDAVNWDTVGTTATSWVFSPVIAGVVAFLIFMSIQKLVMDTKTPLQNAIKYGPFYLFMVGFVLSLLTIKKGLKHVGLHLDGGMDLLLSVVIGVIIALIGRFLISRVKFDQQAEKRFHYANVEKIFAVLMVFTASAMAFAHGSNDVANAVGPMAAVIDVAQSGAMAAKASVPPWVLLMGAIGIVVGLATYGYKVIATVGHDITELTPSRGFSAEISTAMTVVMASYTGIPVSTTHTLVGAILGVGFARGIAAIDLRVVGGIFMSWVVTLPAGALLSVLFFYLLRGIFV; this is encoded by the coding sequence ATGGAATTTTTTAGCGATACGACGACGATTTATATCGCCCTCGCGGCTATTTTTGGTCTGTTTATGGCGTGGGGCATTGGTGCGAATGACGTTGCGAATGCGATGGCAACGTCGGTGGGTTCTAAAGCCATCACCATTAAGCAGGCATTGATCCTTGCCGCGATTTTTGAATTTGCGGGGGCATACCTTGCCGGTGGGCAAGTGACAGATACCATCCGTAAAGGCTTGGTGGATATGGATGCCTTCAGTGCCAACCCGGAGTTGTTGGTGTGGGGAATGTTGGCGTCGTTGTTGGCGGCGGGAACGTGGTTGCTGATTGCCTCCATGCGCGGTTGGCCGGTTTCGACTACGCACAGTATCGTCGGTGCGGTGGTCGGTTTCGCTGCCGTGGGTGTAGGTACGGATGCGGTTAACTGGGATACGGTGGGTACAACGGCTACCAGTTGGGTATTTTCGCCAGTGATTGCGGGCGTGGTTGCCTTTTTGATTTTCATGAGTATCCAGAAATTGGTGATGGATACCAAAACGCCGTTGCAAAATGCGATTAAATACGGTCCGTTTTACCTGTTTATGGTGGGCTTCGTGCTGTCGTTGCTGACCATTAAGAAGGGTTTGAAGCACGTTGGCTTGCATTTGGATGGTGGCATGGATTTGTTATTGTCGGTGGTGATCGGGGTGATTATTGCGCTGATTGGGCGTTTCTTGATTAGTCGGGTGAAATTCGATCAACAAGCGGAAAAGCGCTTTCATTATGCCAATGTGGAAAAAATCTTTGCGGTATTGATGGTGTTCACCGCGTCAGCAATGGCATTTGCGCACGGCTCAAACGACGTAGCCAACGCGGTAGGGCCAATGGCGGCGGTGATTGATGTGGCACAAAGTGGTGCAATGGCAGCCAAAGCGAGTGTGCCGCCGTGGGTATTGCTGATGGGCGCTATCGGTATCGTGGTGGGTTTGGCGACTTATGGTTACAAAGTCATTGCTACCGTAGGGCATGATATTACGGAATTGACACCCAGCCGGGGATTTTCGGCAGAAATTTCCACGGCAATGACGGTCGTTATGGCGTCTTACACAGGGATTCCGGTGTCTACCACGCATACTTTGGTGGGGGCAATTCTGGGGGTAGGCTTTGCGCGTGGCATTGCGGCGATTGATTTGCGTGTAGTCGGCGGCATCTTTATGTCATGGGTAGTCACTTTGCCTGCGGGTGCGTTACTATCGGTGCTGTTCTTCTATTTATTGCGTGGGATATTTGTTTAA
- a CDS encoding ABC transporter substrate-binding protein → MSLAICRWVLLACLSLLLSPVGASAPPLEPVTVQLKWQPQFQFAGYYAAQEYGFFHEEGLDVTLVPGGPDIAPLTEVMEGRANYAIEAGELVFYRLQGKPVVALASIFQHSPAMLMTEGKAGLRTPHDLAHKRIGMQVGGQPIVEIAAMFVNEGVTLDALALQPNRPGMDALLSGQVDADYGYMTSEPFFNTQAGRDIHYIQPITYGVDFYGDTLFTSERHLQEYPAQVAALRRAVVRGWQYALENPNDMISVLLKRYPQLNREALQFEAARIHELVKPDIVKIGHMNVERWRRMADTFVKLGMVNDTSKLDGFVYDPDQKPDYRWLWWLLGGFGVVALLGFVGSGMVAWMNGRLQEKNTLLQQSVNAQQASEQLLQESQRSLQSLIGNLPGMAYRCHNDADWTMEFVSEGCEALTGYSAEWLIDSQRLTWTHLIHPDDRAGVMATVVTASSARHPFQLSYRIQHRSGEWRWVWEQGHCVAYDAVGAPLMLEGLIMDITAQVDVQQKLQQAKEQADAATRAKSIFLANISHEIRTPLNAVTGLAQLLQQESLQGKQRDYAEKLHSSSRLLLGIVEDVMDFSCIEAGEVVLRPAPFNVRGILQSVRHIVQDAVTAKGLAFRLEVQDAIPAVLVGDPLRLSQVLNNLLINAVKFTNKGSVSLHVSLQAQAADKVRLHFSVRDTGIGIPANQRESLFEPFVRIDSGEHEAVKGAGLGLSISRHLVELMGGAISVESIPGVGSEFAFSADFGCEAASTLLPDAPTPAADNAQVLLMGARILVVDDDALNLMISIELLHTFGCVTERAENATQARAALMASTFDLVLMDIEMPGMTGDALTRQLRTNPRWQALPIIAMTAHASTTIREHCLASGMSDYLAKPFEVAQLRAMLVRWLAERISV, encoded by the coding sequence GTGAGCCTAGCGATTTGTCGCTGGGTGTTGCTGGCTTGCTTGTCTTTGTTGCTCTCGCCTGTGGGTGCGTCCGCACCACCGTTAGAACCCGTTACCGTGCAATTGAAGTGGCAACCGCAATTTCAGTTTGCGGGGTATTATGCTGCACAAGAGTACGGCTTTTTCCATGAAGAAGGGCTGGATGTCACGTTAGTACCCGGTGGGCCAGACATTGCGCCGCTGACTGAGGTGATGGAGGGGCGGGCGAATTATGCAATTGAGGCGGGGGAATTGGTTTTCTACCGTTTGCAAGGCAAGCCGGTGGTGGCGTTGGCGAGTATTTTCCAGCATTCGCCCGCGATGTTAATGACTGAGGGTAAGGCGGGTTTGCGCACGCCGCACGATTTAGCCCACAAACGCATTGGGATGCAGGTCGGCGGGCAGCCGATTGTGGAAATTGCCGCGATGTTTGTAAACGAAGGCGTGACGCTGGATGCGCTGGCATTGCAACCGAATCGACCGGGCATGGACGCATTGCTGTCTGGGCAGGTGGATGCGGACTACGGTTATATGACCAGTGAGCCGTTCTTCAATACACAGGCGGGGCGCGACATCCATTACATTCAGCCGATCACTTACGGGGTGGATTTTTACGGCGATACCTTGTTTACCAGTGAGCGGCACTTGCAGGAATATCCAGCGCAAGTGGCGGCGTTACGCCGTGCGGTGGTGCGGGGCTGGCAATACGCGCTGGAAAATCCCAATGACATGATCAGCGTCTTGCTGAAACGTTACCCGCAATTAAACCGTGAGGCGTTACAGTTTGAAGCGGCGCGTATCCACGAGTTGGTGAAGCCGGATATTGTCAAAATCGGTCACATGAATGTGGAACGCTGGCGGCGCATGGCGGATACCTTCGTCAAGTTGGGCATGGTCAACGACACTAGCAAGCTGGATGGTTTTGTATACGACCCTGACCAGAAACCGGATTACCGCTGGTTGTGGTGGCTGCTTGGCGGATTTGGCGTGGTGGCGCTGTTGGGTTTTGTCGGCAGTGGCATGGTGGCGTGGATGAATGGGCGTTTGCAGGAAAAAAACACCTTATTGCAACAATCGGTCAACGCCCAGCAAGCCAGTGAGCAGTTATTGCAGGAAAGCCAGCGTTCTTTGCAGAGCTTGATCGGCAACTTACCCGGGATGGCTTACCGTTGCCATAACGATGCGGATTGGACGATGGAATTTGTCAGTGAAGGCTGCGAAGCCCTGACGGGGTATTCCGCTGAATGGTTGATTGACTCGCAGCGGTTGACTTGGACGCATTTGATTCACCCTGATGACCGTGCGGGGGTGATGGCGACAGTGGTGACGGCGAGTTCGGCGCGGCATCCGTTCCAGTTGAGTTATCGGATACAGCACCGTTCGGGTGAATGGCGTTGGGTGTGGGAGCAGGGGCATTGCGTGGCTTACGATGCGGTGGGTGCACCGCTGATGTTGGAAGGCTTGATCATGGACATTACCGCGCAGGTCGATGTTCAGCAGAAATTGCAGCAAGCCAAAGAACAAGCCGATGCCGCTACCCGCGCTAAATCCATTTTCCTAGCCAATATCAGCCATGAAATCCGCACGCCGTTGAATGCAGTCACGGGTTTGGCGCAATTGCTGCAACAGGAAAGTTTGCAGGGCAAACAGCGGGATTACGCGGAAAAACTGCATAGTTCCTCACGCTTATTGCTGGGGATTGTGGAAGATGTGATGGATTTTTCCTGCATCGAAGCGGGGGAGGTGGTGTTGCGCCCTGCGCCGTTTAATGTGCGGGGGATTCTGCAAAGTGTCAGGCACATTGTGCAAGATGCCGTGACTGCCAAGGGCTTGGCGTTTCGGTTGGAGGTGCAAGACGCTATTCCGGCGGTGCTGGTGGGCGACCCGTTGCGCTTGAGCCAAGTGCTGAATAATTTGCTGATTAATGCGGTTAAATTTACCAACAAGGGCAGCGTTTCTTTGCATGTGAGTTTGCAAGCGCAGGCGGCAGATAAGGTTCGGTTGCACTTCAGTGTGCGGGACACGGGGATTGGGATTCCGGCGAATCAGCGTGAGAGTTTGTTTGAGCCATTCGTGCGGATTGATTCCGGCGAACATGAAGCGGTGAAAGGCGCGGGTTTGGGCTTATCCATCAGCCGCCATTTGGTGGAGTTGATGGGCGGTGCGATTAGCGTGGAAAGCATTCCCGGCGTGGGCAGTGAATTCGCTTTCAGTGCAGATTTTGGGTGTGAAGCCGCGTCTACGCTGTTGCCCGATGCGCCAACGCCTGCTGCTGATAACGCCCAGGTGTTGCTGATGGGGGCGCGGATTTTGGTGGTGGATGATGATGCGTTGAATCTGATGATCAGCATTGAGCTGTTGCATACTTTCGGTTGCGTTACTGAGCGGGCGGAAAATGCTACGCAAGCGCGGGCAGCATTGATGGCGAGTACCTTCGATCTGGTGTTGATGGATATTGAGATGCCGGGGATGACGGGCGATGCCTTGACCCGTCAATTGCGGACTAATCCGCGCTGGCAAGCGTTGCCGATTATTGCAATGACGGCTCATGCTTCGACGACGATTCGCGAACATTGCCTCGCCAGTGGGATGAGCGATTATCTGGCGAAACCGTTTGAGGTGGCGCAATTGCGGGCGATGTTGGTGAGGTGGCTGGCGGAGCGCATCTCTGTTTAA